Proteins co-encoded in one Paracrocinitomix mangrovi genomic window:
- a CDS encoding UDP-N-acetylmuramoyl-L-alanyl-D-glutamate--2,6-diaminopimelate ligase, translating to MQLLQDILYKTALLETHGSTQIEVNKIEFDSRSVEAGNVFVAVDGAHVNGHDYIGAAVEKGAIAVVCEKLPENLIDTITYCVVKDSADALGIMASNFYDNPSEEIKLIGITGTNGKTTTTTLLHDLVLDMGYAAGLLSTVVNKINKTEIPSTHTTPNPVALNELLREMVDAGCEFCFMEVSSHAIHQRRIAGLDFDMAGFTNITHDHLDYHKTFKEYIQAKKRFFDDLNSDAKAIVNVDDANGLVMVQNTKAKVLTFAVKNVADYKAKVIENSFSGLVLNINNQELWTKLVGGFNAYNIVMVYAIACELGLDQVEVLTSLSKLKAVEGRFEYMQSETNIIGIVDYAHTPDALKNVLSTIQDVRTKNEQVLTIVGCGGDRDKAKRPLMAEIAANMSDKVILTSDNPRSEDPEVIIGEMKQGIPVEKTAKALSITNRKEAIKVACSLAMPGDIVLIAGKGHEKYQEINGERFPFDDFETLKETLKSLNK from the coding sequence ATGCAATTACTACAAGATATATTGTACAAAACTGCTTTGCTAGAAACGCATGGTTCAACACAAATTGAAGTGAACAAAATTGAGTTCGATTCAAGAAGTGTTGAAGCTGGTAACGTGTTTGTGGCTGTTGATGGCGCGCATGTAAATGGTCATGACTATATAGGTGCTGCTGTTGAAAAAGGAGCAATTGCTGTAGTGTGTGAAAAGCTTCCTGAAAATCTAATCGATACAATTACTTATTGTGTCGTTAAAGATTCTGCTGATGCATTGGGGATCATGGCGTCTAACTTTTATGACAATCCTTCTGAAGAAATTAAACTGATTGGAATTACCGGAACTAATGGTAAAACAACTACGACAACATTGTTGCATGATCTTGTTTTGGATATGGGTTATGCTGCAGGATTGCTTTCTACCGTAGTAAATAAGATTAATAAAACAGAGATTCCTTCAACTCATACAACTCCTAATCCGGTTGCTTTAAATGAACTGTTGAGAGAAATGGTGGATGCTGGATGCGAGTTCTGTTTCATGGAAGTTTCGTCACATGCGATTCATCAAAGAAGAATTGCAGGGCTTGATTTTGATATGGCCGGGTTTACCAATATCACGCATGATCATTTAGATTATCACAAGACATTTAAAGAGTATATCCAGGCTAAAAAGAGATTTTTTGATGACTTGAATAGTGATGCTAAGGCTATTGTAAATGTTGATGATGCCAATGGATTAGTAATGGTTCAGAATACAAAAGCAAAGGTGTTGACTTTCGCGGTAAAAAATGTAGCGGATTACAAAGCAAAGGTGATTGAGAATTCATTCTCCGGCTTAGTGTTGAACATCAATAATCAGGAGTTGTGGACTAAGTTGGTAGGTGGGTTCAATGCTTATAATATCGTAATGGTTTATGCTATTGCTTGTGAATTAGGTTTAGATCAAGTAGAAGTGTTGACTTCGTTGAGCAAGCTAAAAGCTGTTGAAGGAAGATTTGAATACATGCAGTCAGAAACTAATATCATAGGTATTGTGGATTATGCGCATACGCCTGATGCATTAAAAAATGTCTTGTCTACTATTCAAGATGTTAGAACAAAAAATGAACAGGTATTGACAATTGTTGGTTGTGGTGGAGATAGAGATAAGGCTAAACGTCCTTTAATGGCAGAGATTGCGGCTAATATGTCTGATAAAGTGATTTTGACATCTGACAATCCAAGATCAGAAGATCCTGAAGTAATTATTGGTGAAATGAAACAAGGTATTCCTGTTGAGAAAACAGCAAAAGCCTTGTCGATTACAAATAGAAAAGAAGCGATTAAAGTGGCCTGTTCATTGGCTATGCCTGGTGATATCGTTTTGATTGCCGGAAAAGGTCACGAAAAATATCAAGAAATCAATGGTGAGCGATTTCCATTTGATGACTTTGAAACGCTTAAAGAAACCCTTAAATCCCTTAATAAGTAA
- a CDS encoding penicillin-binding protein → MSKDKQILIKSYVLYVLVAIVMLIVLVRVVNIQYGDVVEDAPLSADSTESLDVIVDSIPAQRGRILADDGSDLVTSVPLYDLHIDMTVMSDNLFEEVDSLAYNLSNLFKERTEQQWQSYLRKGRVDSSRYLLIQHKVKYTTLQQLRTFPILRESQYKGGFIVEDEFVRQLPNGALAKRTLGYTREGARPVGLEGAFDKYLAGEYGLRTKQWVNGSWKPISADNLKDPVPGADIVTSIDVNIQEVAENELRNQLVNQDAAYGSVVLMEVETGYIKAIANLTKGDDGGYYELYNHAVGTKTDPGSTFKLASLMALLEDGKVTIDDVVGAYGEYHFYDHTIKDSHEGGYGKITVREAFEVSSNVFSKIVYDAYYSDAQKFVDRLKSFGLADTLGLDIAGEPFPVIKNKGEDGWSGITLAQMAIGYEVELTPLQILAFYNAVANDGELIKPQFVKEVRMGNRTVLEYDKVVLKEKICSDNTLEKLKLCLKGVVKNGTGKMLQSSNFDIAGKTGTARLVNTNLGYGEDYQASFVGYFPADEPKYSCIVSIAGPTKQIYGAQVSGTVFSAIADKVYSSSMQYHIDFNKENQPLATVPKVKYGSNVETATALAFTNVDFADNSQGAEWLSGNGTDKVTLKPKKVNRNKVPDVKGMPLNDAVYLLENLGLRVKYRGQGRVVTQSVLPGTELIKGNQIEIGLK, encoded by the coding sequence GTGAGTAAAGACAAGCAAATATTAATTAAGTCGTATGTGTTATATGTGCTGGTTGCAATCGTGATGTTGATTGTTTTGGTGCGTGTGGTAAATATACAATATGGGGATGTTGTGGAAGATGCTCCTTTGTCTGCAGATTCTACTGAGTCTCTAGATGTGATTGTGGATTCGATTCCCGCTCAACGTGGTCGAATTTTGGCAGATGATGGTAGTGATCTGGTTACTTCTGTACCCTTGTATGATCTGCATATTGATATGACTGTAATGTCGGATAATTTGTTTGAAGAGGTGGATTCGCTTGCATATAATTTGTCTAATCTTTTTAAAGAAAGAACTGAGCAGCAGTGGCAGTCATACCTGAGAAAAGGAAGGGTTGATTCAAGTAGATATCTTTTGATTCAACATAAGGTGAAATACACAACATTACAACAGTTGAGAACTTTTCCAATTCTTAGAGAATCTCAATATAAAGGTGGATTTATTGTAGAGGATGAGTTTGTGAGACAATTGCCTAATGGTGCTTTAGCTAAAAGAACCTTGGGATATACAAGAGAGGGTGCTCGTCCCGTTGGGTTAGAAGGAGCTTTTGACAAATATTTAGCCGGGGAATATGGTTTAAGAACCAAGCAATGGGTAAACGGTAGTTGGAAGCCAATAAGTGCTGATAATTTAAAAGATCCTGTTCCGGGCGCAGACATAGTTACTTCTATTGATGTTAATATTCAAGAAGTAGCAGAGAATGAGCTGAGAAACCAATTGGTAAATCAGGATGCTGCCTATGGTTCAGTGGTTTTAATGGAGGTTGAAACCGGTTACATTAAGGCAATTGCTAATCTTACTAAGGGAGATGATGGCGGTTATTATGAGTTGTACAATCATGCGGTAGGAACAAAAACAGATCCTGGGTCTACCTTTAAGTTAGCTTCATTAATGGCTTTGTTAGAGGATGGGAAAGTGACAATTGATGATGTGGTTGGTGCTTATGGAGAGTATCATTTTTACGATCATACCATTAAAGATTCGCATGAAGGTGGTTACGGAAAAATAACTGTACGTGAAGCTTTTGAAGTTTCTTCAAATGTTTTTTCAAAAATAGTTTATGATGCCTATTACAGTGATGCTCAAAAGTTTGTTGACCGTTTAAAGTCATTTGGTTTAGCAGATACCCTTGGTTTGGATATAGCTGGTGAGCCATTTCCTGTAATTAAAAATAAAGGAGAAGATGGATGGTCAGGGATTACGTTAGCTCAAATGGCAATTGGCTATGAGGTGGAGTTAACGCCGTTGCAGATTCTGGCTTTCTATAATGCAGTAGCAAATGATGGTGAGTTGATTAAACCTCAGTTTGTGAAAGAGGTAAGAATGGGTAATCGTACAGTGTTGGAGTACGATAAGGTGGTGTTGAAAGAGAAAATTTGCTCTGACAATACGCTTGAAAAGTTGAAGTTGTGCTTAAAAGGTGTGGTTAAAAATGGAACTGGTAAAATGTTGCAATCTTCAAATTTTGACATTGCCGGTAAAACAGGAACGGCTCGTTTGGTTAATACAAACCTTGGATATGGTGAAGATTATCAGGCGTCTTTTGTCGGTTATTTTCCGGCAGATGAGCCTAAGTATTCATGTATTGTTTCTATTGCTGGACCTACCAAACAGATTTATGGTGCGCAGGTTTCGGGAACTGTGTTTTCTGCAATTGCAGACAAGGTTTATTCTTCTTCAATGCAGTATCATATAGATTTCAATAAGGAAAATCAACCGCTTGCTACTGTGCCTAAGGTAAAGTATGGAAGCAATGTTGAAACCGCTACTGCGCTAGCTTTTACCAATGTAGATTTTGCTGATAATTCTCAAGGAGCAGAATGGTTGTCTGGAAATGGTACTGATAAGGTGACTTTAAAACCGAAAAAAGTCAATAGAAATAAAGTGCCGGATGTGAAAGGTATGCCTCTAAATGATGCGGTATATCTATTGGAGAATTTAGGCTTAAGAGTAAAATATCGTGGGCAGGGAAGAGTGGTTACGCAATCTGTTTTGCCTGGAACAGAATTAATTAAAGGAAATCAAATAGAGATAGGGCTAAAATAA
- a CDS encoding FtsL-like putative cell division protein, protein MSSNQYIDQDTVDELKVNDSSKKVAGKKKKSGTPRGRVIAQIMSGEFLTKDWFIKNLPFTFYVALLMVLLIGWGYYGETMTKKEVRLQEELGELNSEYYTLSSEYISKKGRRQIKVKLESSGLSESRTSPKKIRVKKYLFEE, encoded by the coding sequence GTTAAAAGTAAATGATTCTTCTAAAAAGGTAGCCGGAAAAAAGAAAAAATCCGGAACGCCGAGAGGAAGAGTGATTGCTCAAATCATGAGTGGTGAGTTTTTGACAAAGGATTGGTTTATCAAGAATTTGCCTTTCACTTTTTATGTGGCTTTGTTGATGGTGTTGTTGATTGGCTGGGGTTATTACGGAGAGACTATGACTAAAAAAGAGGTGAGGTTGCAAGAAGAATTAGGAGAGTTGAATTCTGAGTATTACACCCTTAGTAGTGAGTATATCTCAAAAAAGGGAAGAAGGCAAATAAAGGTGAAGTTGGAGAGTAGTGGGCTGAGTGAGAGTAGAACATCTCCAAAGAAAATTAGAGTAAAAAAGTACTTGTTTGAAGAGTGA